Proteins from one Panicum virgatum strain AP13 chromosome 7K, P.virgatum_v5, whole genome shotgun sequence genomic window:
- the LOC120642551 gene encoding protein G1-like4: protein MDMSPNPDSPSSGGGNGGGIGSSSGGASPSVGSMTPQSPSRYEAQKRRDWNTFGQYLRNHRPPLSLAQCSGAHVLEFLRYLDQFGKTKVHGAACPFFGHPNPPAPCPCPLRQAWGSLDALVGRLRAAFEENGGRPESNPFAARAVRLYLREVREHQARARGVSYEKKKRKKPQQLLQGDGSGGLHGHPHQPPPPPPAGAAC, encoded by the coding sequence ATGGACATGTCGCCGAACCCCGACAGCCCCTCGTCGGGAgggggcaacggcggcggcatcgggtcgagcagcggcggcgcttcgCCGTCCGTTGGTTCGATGACGCCGCAGTCGCCGAGCCGGTACGAGGCGCAGAAGCGGCGCGACTGGAACACGTTCGGGCAGTACCTGCGGAACCACCGGCCGCCGCTGAGCCTGGCGCAGTGCAGCGGCGCCCACGTGCTCGAGTTCCTCCGCTACCTGGACCAATTCGGCAAGACCAAGGTGCACGGCGCGGCGTGCCCCTTCTTCGGCCACCCGaacccgccggcgccgtgcccCTGCCCGCTCCGCCAGGCCTGGGGCAGCCTCGACGCCCTCGtgggccgcctccgcgccgccttcGAGGAGAACGGAGGCCGCCCGGAGTCCAACCCcttcgccgcgcgcgccgtccgCCTCTACCTCCGCGAGGTCCGCGAGCACCaggcccgcgcccgcggcgtcAGCTACGAGAAGAAGAAGCGCAAGAAgccgcagcagctgctgcagggcgacggcagcggcggccttcACGGCCACccccaccagccgccgccgcctccgcccgccggcgccgcctgctGA